The proteins below are encoded in one region of Apium graveolens cultivar Ventura chromosome 4, ASM990537v1, whole genome shotgun sequence:
- the LOC141719802 gene encoding uncharacterized protein LOC141719802 yields the protein MERYRVNHHVAITYHPQTNGHAEVSNREIKQILEKVVSPLRKDWSLKLDEAVWAYKIAYKTPLGMSPFQLVYGKACHLPAELEYKAYWDLNKLNLDMSTAGERRMLQINDLDEFRLQAYENNKLYKEKVKRWHDRRLVHKSFVPG from the coding sequence ATGGAAAGGTATCGTGTGAATCATCATGTTGCCATaacttatcatcctcagactaatgggcATGCTGAAGTGTCTAATCGAGAAATCAAGCAAATCTTGGAGAAGGTGGTGAGTCCTTTACGAAAGGATTGGTCAttgaagctagatgaagctgtttgggcgtacaAAATAGCATACAAGACACCTTTAGGTATGTCTCCTTTCcagttggtgtatggtaaggCATGCCATCTGCCTGCTGAGTTAGAGTATAAGGCGTATTGGGATTTGAATAAACTGAATCTTGACATGTCAACTGCTGGAGAAAGAAGAATGCTCCAAATTAATGACCTCGATGAGTTTCGTCTACAGGCTTACGAGAACAACAAGTTATACAAGGAGAAGGTTAAGAGATGGCATGATAGGAGGTTGGTGCACAAGTCATTTGTGCCTGGTTAG